Genomic DNA from Oncorhynchus clarkii lewisi isolate Uvic-CL-2024 chromosome 5, UVic_Ocla_1.0, whole genome shotgun sequence:
ACCCAGAAGCAGACGAGCAGAGACACGTGGCAGTTCAGACATGCATAGTTCAACACATCGGATTGATGGCAGATGACAGTGCGTTTCATATGCAGATGTTTGGTGGCTGGGACAACGAGAGATCATTATTACAGTGTGGTGGGTTGAGGATCAGTCTTCATTGGGAGGTTTGGTTTTGAAGGGTGTGAATGTCTAGTTTTAGCCTTACCTCCGTTCTGTGTGATGTATCGAACCCATGGCAGAGCCTGGTAGCCACTCTTCTCAATGATCTTCAGGTAGCGCACCTAAAAACAAGAGTGAGCAAACATCACAAAACCTGTCCACCGTCACACCTAGCACAAACAGTGACTAAAGGGAGGAAGCAGTCAAATTCTATAGAATAcaaacactgagtggacaaaacattaggaacacctgctctttccatgacagactgaccaggtgaaagttataatcccttattgatgtcacttgttaaatccacttcaaatcggATGCTTacgccttgagacatggattgtgtgtgtgtgtgtgtgtgtgtgtatgtgccattcagagggtgaatgggcaaaacaaaatatctaagtgtctttgaacggagtacggtagtaggtgccagtcgCACCggcttgtgtcaagaactgcaacgctgctgggtttttcactctcaacagtttcccgtgtgtatcaaggatggtccaccacccaaaggacatccagccatcttgacacaactgtgggaagcattggagtcaacatgggccagcatgcctgtggaacactttcaacaccttgcagcataccctgacaaattgaggctgctcTGAAGGTAAAAGGgggtgcagctcaatattaggaaggtgttcctaatgttttgacaTGCATTTCATGTCATTCTGAGCCTGTTTGGAAAACCGGTCAAGTAAAGTACATTGAATATAACAAAATAGGGTTAACTATACATGATACTGTGTTGTTTTTACAAggaagattatttttatattcaCCAAATTCACCAAAATACTAAACTTTAACAATGCCAAGTTCCACCCATAAGGTCATACATGCCCTGCAAACAAAGCCAATGTCTGTAGATGATGGGAACTTCTCTCACATTCAAGAGAGAAACGAGCTGGTGGTTAAGAAACTTTTAGATATTAATACAAAATTAGGGAACTGGCACTTCCCAATCCTATGTGAAATGTCATAAATTCTTCACTTGCCCTTCTTGTGAAACTACAACCTATTGAACAAGACCCACCAAGGGCACACATATTGCATAATATTACATAACTGAATTTACCAAATTGAGCCATGTCACATGAGAACACTTTGATAGTAAGCAGAACGCATGACAGGGAGTTAACTACTATTGTCATTAAAATCTCATTATTTATACTGAGGCCTATAAAACAAACAGCATAAATTAACATGCTTATCTCTGTGGTGAGCTTATCAGTGGATTGAGCTGCATATTACCCCATCGTAAAACAGTTCACTATTGTTTCATGGCTGGGCTTTCGTTGAAATGAGGAGAACCTTAAGGCATTCAGAGATCCTAACAGAACAAGAGAGTGGGGGATTAAGCCTTAAATCTTCTCCAGGATAAAACACTTGCAATAACCGCCCAGAGAattacactgacagacagacttgACCATGTGTAAATGGCCACAGCACACCGCACCGCAGCCCAGCTCTCTTCACATAAATACTGAGCTTTTTATCAACACCATATGGGAAAGGTGATAGTTTTTGCTTTAGGGAGTGAAACACTTTTACAACAAGGGTACCATGAATCATAACTGGGCCGTAATGAAGAAACCCATGCTTCAACAGGACACCGGCCCTAACAGGCTCCTCAACAAACACCTCTGGGTGTGGGCCGTCTGTCTGGGGGTCCTGATGAAGATGCAACAGGCATGCAGTCGGCCACCCAAAACAGATCCTTCATCTTCCTCTCAGAAAAGGTGTGAACACTGCCGGTACCAGGACACAACCGGCCTCCAAGACACACAAGGTGGTTCTTCTCATAACAGGAAACAAACAGCTTGACAGAGAGGGTTGTTGTgttcctcaacaacaacaaaaaaaggctACAATCCCGCATGCTGGTGCAAAGGCAACCGAGTTGGATACAAACACATCATTTACTCCACAGAGGTAAATCGGTCTGCTGACCTGATCCATATCAGACTAGCGCTGTATTACGACTGTGCGCTGTACAAATCGCCTCCCATTTAGGCGCACAACGCCTATTTTTCAAGTGTGATTTAAAATCTAAAAAGGGTGTTTGAGGCGGATCCTACACGGCCAATACACAATGCAGAATGAATATGTCTATATGCATATAGGAGGAGGACTGTCTGAACGgtctcagagctgtgtgtgtgtgtgtgtgtgtgtgtgtgtgtctgcagtctAGACATTGTGAGAACAGGAGAATCTCAGTGCTGGCAGGTCAAGGCTAACACTAGTTAGGTCTAGTGGCTGTCATTGGCAGAACAGGGGTGCTAGCAGGTCAATGCAAGCCAACAAGGACCATCAGAACAACCTGGCGGTTATGTTGACATTCCCTAGCAACCCTCAACTATGCGATCTTCTCATATATAATGACTAAAGATGATAAATTATGTTTTTGTCCAACACATCCATTACATCTGGCCTACATTTATACATCCATACTTTTATCAGCCAGAATCATGCTGAACCTCCTAAGTCTCCTATCCTTGCCTAAAAGTGATATGCTAACTGAGCCAATTCAATATTTCATCGTTTCTATGGTTTTGCCAACAAGACCAAGTCATAGTGAGAAATAGCCTTGATCAAAAGAGATGCAGGAATAGTAGCCACGGGGTGAAACAAGGACAGAGGATTTTTCTCGTCCCGAAGTCTCCAACATTAGTTGACCTGTCTACAACTCTACACAGCCGGGGGTGAAATTGGTAGCTTCTTATTCCTATACTACCAGTTAGTCACAGACCGTAACAAGGTTGGCCGACGTGATGCTGTAATGAACGCAGCTAAATCGAGGTGTAGCCTACTGCTGTGTGTCCAAGTAGTCTGGTGCCTTACCAATTTAGATGTTTGTTGTTCTAAACTACTGTAAGGCCAAAGCAGGCACAAACATTCGCACACATTCGTTCCAAAGTTTGGGGCACAGCCGGACCAAGCTAAGAATGCTATATTTTAAGGACACTCTCTTGAAATAGAGCAGATTTATCTTGGGGATGAATGTGTCCTCAGTGTTGAGGATTTCTCTGAGACGTTAGAGAATGTGAATACCAGACAGTAGTTGTGTAGAACAAGAGGTTTCTCCAGGCAGTCTGGTAGACAATTTACCTTTTCAACagccatttgatttgatcagcaTGAGGTCAGAGCTTCAATGAACGTTCAAGCGGAACTAGGCAATGAATCCGTCAACCAAGGTCCAACAAACAACTTGCAACTTGTTTGTGAAGTTCTCTTTTGAAATAACTAGGCCCACGGGACAGTTCTACTAACTACTGATAGACGTCTGATAATTTCTGTTTATAACAGAAAGAACAGTTTATTTACATTAAAGGAAGATCAAATGATCATGTGCTTACAAAAATTACAGCAGAGGCACTATCATCAAATCGCATGTGAAATTGATACCACACCGGAAACTTCTGTGATGATGCCTGTGCCAAATACAGTTATCATCTTCatacacagtaccagttaaaaaaaataataattcagtACATGATACAGACTATGATATATTTACTGTAAATAATGTAGTACATCAGTATTTTGCAGTTGGCCAAGCGTTCTGTTCTGGTGGTTGACTAGGCCTATATGGAGTACATCCCTCTGAGGGGCTGGCGGGCCACGCCACTGTGTCTGAGGGGAGGGGGAACCTGGCTGTAATTATCCCCTGGAGGGGGACAGATGAGCCCTGATGTGGCTTCCCCCCCTACCATCAGCAGGCTATAAAGAAACCAAGCAGCCTATGCCTCTGGAGCAGCCCAAACCGCTCTGGTGGTAAACTTCCCTTTTCTACCTCAGATGGGATATGGCTGGGGGGCTTAATGCACATCTGCCTGTAGGCCTGGCTGGTTGGCGGTGGGGTAAAACACCACTTTGATATACCACGCTGTCTAATCAAGGAGTTGATGATGTGGTGTCCCCCCCCCCTTGGTGCTGTGTGTCGTGTGCAAGAGACCGGGTAGCGTGGAGAGCGTGAGTGTGCAAACACATGGTCACACATGCAGCCAGGCATATGCAGAGGCacgcacccacagacacacacacacacacacacacacacacactgagcagtaAGTGGCGTACTCCCTGTAATAAGCCCAGGCTGCATTAATGTTCCCTCAATGCTAGCAGAGATCCTCGGTGGCGTGCGGTGGGCTCCGTTGGAGTGGCCACAGGGGCTCTACACAGTTCAAGAGGCCCTGGAACACCAGCGTAGCAACCTTGGGGTCAGCCAGGGCCACAAAATAGCTCCCCATCAAAACCCCTAAATAGTAGCTTCTAGTAGCTAAAAGTAGCATCTCTGATGAAGGCTCCATTGATCTCTGGTTGagtgagttattttgaggggctTCGGTTTACAAGCAACACTTTCCTCAAGGTGCCCCCACTAGGGTTAAATAAGTGTGGCTGTTACGAGTGCATCTTGTAGTGATGATGAAACCTTTCGGAGAACATTCTCTGGTAGAACACTACAACAGGAAGACACTGAATGTCTCTCAGTCGCGCCATTGGATTACGAAATCCATAATTTTCCATTATTGCCAAAACGTCCTCATTTCCAGAGAATTTCAAGCCAAGTGTAATTTAATACTCTGCCTTTCAATTCTGTGTGGGACGCCACTGCAGAATATTGATATGGGAGGAACACCAAAAACGGAGAAAAGCTCTAATTTAGCAGAGCATGTTTGGCTCTAACATTTGGGTAAAGAAATATAAATCGGGCAGATTGTCTAATTTATTAAAACAGTTTGATAGGGAATTTGCATAGAGGGTAAATTGAGATAGAGACCAGATAACATATCCTGTGGCTCTACTGGCAAGACAAGAGGCCTTGTGAACACATGTCATACGCTCGTACAAAAAGAAAGGAAACCAGCCCAACGCACACATAAACCTGCTATGGAAGGTGAGGTAACCACCAGACACCAATGCGGCTTTCCAGCAATGTGACCTGATGTCACCACTGTGAGCTAGCATGGCACATTTACAATACGACACAAAGGAGGTGTAGATAACAGGCTTGAGTTTCTCCTGCTTTACTGACTCTTAACTCAACTTTAATAACCAGTTCCCTGCATCCCCAGAGTTCCTTAATTTGTGTTTAGCCAAATGCATGGCAGTTTAGAGGAGATGTCCCTAGGCAAACTTGAAAATCTAAGCTAGATTGTTACTAATGCTGAACATTTTCTGCGGGTACAGCTCAAAAACACAGTGCTGCAGCACAATGGTATTGGGATTAAGATTATCCAAAAGATCATTCATATTCATCCCGAGAATCCTGGGAAATACTGCAAAAAATCTGAATTTTTTTGTTTACTCGTTTTGCAGAAGGAGTAGCTATTCTTTCTGGAGTCCACAAAGTGCCCATTTAAAGCGTTTAAAACCAAGATATGGTGAAAATGCCAGGGTTCCCCCCCAAATAAGAGGGACGTTGCGACAGCTTGTCAGCGCCACTATGTAAAGATTTCAGAGCAAATGAAACTGATATTTAGTAATGATTGAGTAACTACCTTTGATCGCCAATGACATTGCTGTGAATTGCAAAACAGGCCATTATCATGTTCCTCAAATTCAGTGCGTTTCAGCAGTGGGTCATCTCAACAAAGACTGCACTCAGGACGCACCGAGAGCATGGAGTTGTCGAATCATACAAACAAAAGTCAAATGAACAAAGTTGCTAAGTTTGCTAGATAACATCCAACGAATGACAGAATCTCTCCTACATTTGGCAAAATGGGAGTTCATGATTATACAGATAGCAGATCAGCTCATGAATaacagggagatgaagagaggaaatGTTTTAAAAAGATACCTTAACAGGGACAAACTCtgttcaaaaaataaataataataacatccATATATAGTCTCACACCGTTTGTTGATCACACATTCTCTACCGAAGCTCTCAGATGGGCAGAAAGTAGGAGAAAAGCAGAGGAAATGTTATAGATGTATTTTGACATGCAGAGGCAAAAAAAGGGCTTCGATAATGCAACCTATGGATCATAGAATAAAGTTAGGGTTTTTCGCATGAGACAGGAGTAAGGATTTGGGGTTTCAGTGCAATTGAAGAAAAGCCTAGGCTCTATAACAGGAGAGGATTTCCCCTCGGGCCTCTGATTTTTTAAAAGACTGACAGATGTAGTGTATTGCGCATAGGGGCCTATCAAATGTGTGACTGTCGGAAGTCACAACGAAAGCTCAAAGAGGCACACATTTTTTCCTAGGCTGTACTGTAGGGGTTTCCTGTAGGGTTTACTAACTGCATTCGGGTCGCGTGTGCAGTCCGGCAGTGTCAATTAAGCGTGTGCTTTGAATTTATGGTTACTTTGTGTGAAGTAAATATCCTAGACTCAAGGCTTCCATGCAACAACCTGTTTGGATAATGTGCTATTTTATTTTTTGCTAATCTGCTGCTATACATGTCATGTATTTTGTGGAATTGCAACAATGCCACTAAGGAAAAAAATTATTTCCCGGGTcttgtcattttattttttttgggggggtaatgTGAAGAGTGTTCCCGGGACAGTCCCAGGATCCCGTTTAACCCCTACAATGGTGTAATGTGTTGACTTCATAGCTTTTGTATTCCTGTATGGAGACTCAAACGGTTTGTTTTAGTGCTGATGTGAGGGTGTGCGTCTCCATAATAAGTTGGCCATGCTCGTTTTTCACCAGGAAACAAAGACCCGAGGCGAGCAAACCCCGCACTGAGCCAACGAAAAGGCTTTCCTTTGATTCTCTGGGCTCTGATGTCATTTCCCTGGTGTCAGATCTGGAAGCAGAGGGCTGAGAGGGAGAACCTGACACTGATCCAGAACACTGCCCGACTTAAATAAGGACCTGAACACTAGTACTCTGCCCCTAATTGTTCTCATCTTAACCAGCCTATCTACTACCTATTGAGCATTCGGTCTGAGTATTATGGGTAGAAACATTTCAATAAAACAGAGCAAAACAAAGTTTGTCTTAAAAGCAGTGAGTTTTTTggtgctcccgagtggtgcagcggtctaaggcactgcatctcagtgctagaggcgtcactacagaccctggtccgatcccgggctgtatcacaaccggccgtgatggggagtcccatagggcggcgcacaattggcccagcgtcgtctgggttagccCTCTTTGTAAATAAAATGCGTTCCttactgacttgccgagttaaattaAATACAAAGTGTGTGGAGCAGTTTATTTTTTGGCAGTTGCCAGATGCTGGTATACAGAACCTGTGCAGAACTATTTGACTGTGTGTACATCCTTCTGAGTGTAGCTTGTCAACGACACCTTaactctgtagtgtagatatgttACAGAGAGACCCGCCAGACCAACGCTACAGTGATGTTGTTGTCCCTGTGTTGACTGACAGTCTGTTGTACGGTCTGTATTAAAAACGACAGCAGTTCTACCTACAACAGAACCATGCACACACGACACCAGTCTTTGAAGCAGCAAACCAAGCACACCTCAGGTTCTCAGCAGGAGCAGCCAGACCTCATCTGTGTTACAACAGCGCCATCCTGTGTTAGAATGATTCCCAGTCACAGCAACAAGAGACCCCTGGAGGATAGAAGAGGTACTGCAGTGAGGATGCTCACCTGGATGCCAGAGGTAGTGAAGTAGGGGATCTCAAACTTCACACTGATGGGGGGcttcccctccttgtcctctgcTTCCACACTTGGCAGACCGAAGTGGGCTCTCATCAGATACTCTTTACCCCCCTGGGACAAGACAAAACAGAGCAAGAGTTAGGATAATGTGGACTTTGTTTTACATAAATGTATCCAGGTCAGTTAAGTGACACATGAGGTCTTTGTGGTTATGATGATGTTCAGACACTCAAAATAACCGCATTTTGAGAACTATGTTCTACGCTAGCATGCAGTCCAGTGTGTTGTTGTGCTCACCGGGAATGACTTGATGGACCAGACAACCTCACTGTTCTCTGGGATCCACTTGACACTGCCCACCGTGGTCTTGAACTTGGGCGAGTCAGCGTCTGTGGGAACTGGAATGTGGATCTCCACGTTGTTGGCAGTGGAGCGCCTCTTGAACTGACTCTTGGCCTTAGACACAAAAAGAGAGGCTAATACATGGCATTTCTGAAGATCATGCTATTTGCATTTATGATAGCTTTGTGGTCAACTATTGATTTGATACTAGAGCATACTGTTAGCTGCTGGGTAACGTTACAGGGCTGGTGTTTACCTTGATCATGTACTCGATCCTGCTGTGGGAGTGTTTCTCTATCACCGACTCTATCCAGATCAGGGGCTTCACCTGGGGACAACACATTTCATAGgcttaaaaaacaacaactcatCAATACAACGAAAGGGTTCATTTCTGCATTGACACGTCTTTCCTGCACACGCAAAATGGCATGCCATTATCTCATATGCATAAATAAAATAGCAATTCCTTAAAGCTGAAATCTGCATAAGGTGAAAGAGGGTCACTGTCTGCCCCAGCGCATTTGTTATCGGTTTTGTTTAGTTGATGAAACGGAGAGTAAAAAAATTGCAATAAATACTCTGCTATTCTACTGCTCGTGCACTGATGTGCAATTcccgagggggaaaaaaacagtgTTAGTTGTTTGAAGTAACTTCTTAATTGCTTTAATATTGCAAAACggacgtggcagtttcaccaAGTACCGATTCCAGCTTTAACTTGTACACTTCTAATTGGAGGCCCATCCCATAAAGGGGGCGGTTCCCTGGACAGAGATTAAACCTAGTCTTGGACTAAGAAGCCCTTTCGATGGGGAAGCTTCATGGACAATGTTTATTTTCTTTGTCGAAGACTTCATATCTTTGTAAAAACAAGACCCGTTATGACAAGCCCATCTAATGAAactggcctccctctctctcatacaaTACCCACGTGTGTGTTGAGGCGGTAGGACATGAGCTCAAACTCTCCATCGGGGGGAATGAAGGAGATGGTACGGTCATTCTCAAAGCGAGACAGACGCACACACTGGTGGAACTTCGTGTCCTCCAGCTCCACTGATTTACTCTTCCCTCCTGTGGTGAgcacagcgacagagagagtcAGGGCATGAGAGGATTGTACCTGGTACAAGTACAGTTTTCTGCAAAAAAAATACAAGCTCTGTTAAGAATTTAAATAGATTAGAGGTAAGAGCTGAATCCTAACTTGAAATATGTgcgcacagcacagcacacaacTCCAACTTCCTTGCAAATCATACAATGATGCCGATGGGAAATTCTAAGCAAAAGGCTTAGTTAGTGTCTAAAATTTGGGATGAGAATACAGACAGAAACAGCTTTGAAATATGACATGCATTTGTATTTTAACTGAACTGTAACAAATCCAGTGACACACAGTGCAGAGGAACTCACGGCCAGTGTTCTCAAACAGAACTTTATCATTGAGGCCCAGTCGCAGCTCAGGCATCCCTGACAAGAACACACGCATCTTGATGGAGCCCACGATCTCACTGCGCAGCACGTTACCGTTCGCACTGACCtgcagaggagagaaagggggaaaagTGTCAAACCGTTTACAACAATTTCAGAAATGCGTCTACGTTCAAAATGGTTGATAGTACTTCAATAAAACACTGAATAATTTTGTCATAGAGAAATAATAAACATTGCAAGCCAAGAATGTATTAGAGGGAGGCGAGTGTTAGACTTAGAACACGACGTGACAAGGCGCCGCACCAGAAGATTAACAGACTCGATGACATCCAGGAAGACTTCATTCTTCCTGTACTTGATGCCCTCTGACCTCCAGGACACAGCGTTGGTGACGGTGGCAGGAGGGCGCGGGCCCCCTGTGTCCAGCTTGTGCCCCTCTTGGGTGATGTACCtacaaacaaacagagacagacctggTGAGAGGACAGGACAACAATGACAGGAACTGTCTGTCTGCAGACATACTGGGTGTTTAGGTGAAATGGAAGATAAGCTGGACACAGTATTGTAGGTCACTACTACATTATTAAATCATGTTTAACTTGGAGGAATTTTAAACTGTTTAATGGAAGCTAAACATAGGTTTGTACAGAGAGAGTTTTGTAGACAGAATAAGGGCTAGGTAGGATACTCACTCTTGAAGGATCTTGCTGTCAGTAGTCTGAGGATAGCCAAAGTCCATCAGCTCATCCATCAACTCATAGATGATGACAAAGTTATCTCTGATACTCTCCTCTTCCAACTCTTTAAAATACTCGGAGAAAACCTGCAGAGACAATAGGCTGAGTCTAGatacaacacttttttttttttaccagttaACCACCAGTAATACTTATGGGTTATTGGAAAATAAGACTACTGCACACCACACACCATTATAGAAATACTAATTGTAACTCACCTGGATAATTTTGTAGAGGAAAGAGAAGACCAAGGAGACACAGGCATTTTTCTTAGACGTTGCTACAACTGATGGAACATGTGTTAAGGTGAAAAGTTGATGTTGGGCTTTCAACATAAGTCGACTTGTATCTACCTTAAAAAAGGTGGCCAGTTTGAGAACAACTACAAGTGGAATTTGCAAGAAGTGAACCATTGAACTCTCAGCAAGAGAAGTAGTACTTTGACCTGAGCAGTCAAACCAACCATCACTCTCCCTTTTACCCAGAGCAAAATATGGAGGCGTTTCCCATTTCTATTGGGAACCATATATTGGAAAGGAAAAGGAATACTGAGGCAGTAGTCATTCTAATCCCACGTGAGAGGTTGAGTAAGTGGCAGTAAGGATACGGTACAGATTGTTGTGTTTGATCCACATGAAGCGGACCCCTCCGTGGGCCAGGATAGGGGATAAattgccctcctcctctctgtccatgAGGATGGGCATAAAGTGCTCAATCTCTGACATGTCCACATCTCCTCTGTAGTTACGACAAACCAGAACCTGGAGCGGTGAAACAAAATCAACAGGAACTTACTTCTCTAGCTGTCTCTCCATCCTACATGGTATGTGCCTCATGATGACATCCTGAACTGGCATCCTGTTTTCATATCTTCAAGTGTCTTTGATATGGAACACAAACATCTACATGGGTCTAAGGGGACTTAGCATTTGAGGCTTCACATAAAGGGTGTTCTCATTCTCAAACAGGCCTTAGGATGGGGGCAAATGTTGGTGATCATGATGACGTCCATGGATGGTCAGGCTTGTGATACTGTTCATAAGGCCACCAGAACCATTATCATAATCATGCAGAATTTGGCCACAATACATTACGTGATTCATTGAACCCAATCTGATCCTAATACCAGTCTAGCTGGGTGGGGTAGATGCTAGCTAAGTAACTAGCTAcaatgcatattattaatgtccCGTATCAACATCAAAAGCTAGCCATCTCAAATTCACTATTGTATATTTGTCTTAGAATGCAAAGTAGCTAGCTACATATTGTAACTTGGCCATCAAATTGTGATGCATTAGTAAACATTTTAATGTGAACCATGTTAGattaagctagctaacgttagctatttagCTAGCTGAGCTCATCACTTTTCTCTTACCTTGCCTTTAAGATCTAACACATACACCGCACTTGCTGACATTTTGCTAGTCCTAACTTACGAGTTGGTACCGGTGAAAAATATTTAGAATATCTAAAACATGCGGCGGTATGGTAGCATCCACCTAGGAGTGCTAGGTGTTACCGGCTAacatcagagaggaagaagcGAAGCGAGAGGGTTTACTCCGCCCAAATTTTGTCCACGAAAACAAGACCGCGAAAGTGAGGAACTTTGAAtatgagtgtcgaatttggtcatcaaaataatataattgcgaatttgctacgtgaggcttatttgatcaaatatacgTTTCGAGATCGATTGTTACGAATAAACTAACGCACGTGGtatttaaacaacaacaaaactacTTTATATCAGAGTTCTGCCTGTTGTTGGCATGCGTATCTGACCTTATTAGCTAGAATGGTCCAACCCTTTCGCCTCCTCCCGCCTGCCTTCAACCTTTGaagacatgtatttccattgttggaGCGATTACtcgactatcttgtcaatataatagaaaaCCTTTGCTAATATTTACAATTATATTGCTCTACTTCCGGGAAGCTGTCTGTCTATTCTCAACACAAATATTGCCTTCATACATAATTTGCTACATATTTTTTTTAGATTACAAGTTATGCTAATTGTAATTAATATATTGAGTGACTACACTGTACGCATGTGGTGTTATAAGAGACCACAGCTCAGCCCTCTACTTTACAATAGAAGGCTCTGTAATTGGGCCTGGAAAATGCCACCTGTCGTTTCCCGTTTCAATCTTGACAGCAATGAACTACACACAACCAATACCAATGTAAAAAATGTAAGGTGAATAAATTAGTGAAATTCCAGAC
This window encodes:
- the LOC139409110 gene encoding AP-1 complex subunit mu-1, encoding MSASAVYVLDLKGKVLVCRNYRGDVDMSEIEHFMPILMDREEEGNLSPILAHGGVRFMWIKHNNLYLVATSKKNACVSLVFSFLYKIIQVFSEYFKELEEESIRDNFVIIYELMDELMDFGYPQTTDSKILQEYITQEGHKLDTGGPRPPATVTNAVSWRSEGIKYRKNEVFLDVIESVNLLVSANGNVLRSEIVGSIKMRVFLSGMPELRLGLNDKVLFENTGRGKSKSVELEDTKFHQCVRLSRFENDRTISFIPPDGEFELMSYRLNTHVKPLIWIESVIEKHSHSRIEYMIKAKSQFKRRSTANNVEIHIPVPTDADSPKFKTTVGSVKWIPENSEVVWSIKSFPGGKEYLMRAHFGLPSVEAEDKEGKPPISVKFEIPYFTTSGIQVRYLKIIEKSGYQALPWVRYITQNGDYQLRTQ